A stretch of the Bdellovibrio sp. 22V genome encodes the following:
- a CDS encoding SRPBCC domain-containing protein, protein MTEKTLYSPKEPQLTMERTFDGPRELVFKVWTEPAHIEKWWGPHKFKVPHCEIDLRPGGTFLICMRSPEGDDYWNKGMFQEIIPEQKIVSTLYFCDEEGNFVPPSAYGMGTDFPSEAVLTVTFAELDKKTKVTLNYGIPVSIAKRYGVEDGWIQSFERFETELLKSSH, encoded by the coding sequence ATGACTGAAAAAACACTCTACTCTCCCAAAGAGCCACAACTCACGATGGAGCGTACTTTCGATGGTCCACGCGAGTTGGTCTTCAAAGTTTGGACGGAACCCGCACACATTGAAAAATGGTGGGGACCTCATAAGTTCAAAGTACCTCATTGCGAAATAGATCTTAGGCCCGGTGGCACATTCCTTATCTGCATGCGTTCCCCTGAAGGAGATGACTATTGGAACAAGGGAATGTTTCAAGAAATTATTCCAGAGCAAAAAATCGTATCGACTCTTTACTTCTGCGATGAAGAGGGAAACTTTGTGCCGCCTTCGGCCTATGGAATGGGCACCGACTTTCCTTCGGAAGCCGTCTTGACGGTGACTTTTGCTGAGTTAGACAAGAAAACAAAAGTGACGTTGAATTATGGAATTCCCGTGTCTATCGCTAAACGCTATGGCGTAGAAGACGGGTGGATCCAGTCTTTTGAAAGATTTGAAACAGAGCTTTTAAAGTCCTCTCATTAA
- a CDS encoding TetR/AcrR family transcriptional regulator, with protein sequence MAIKSDARLRMINSALELFHLQGVNATSIDQVLERSGTGKSQFTHYFKNKEGLVHAVIQFLHDVIKSGAAPTGYDIKSWEDMETWFQKYIDFQRSVSFELSCPIGTIGNDISNEQELLRQDVRLFLEWCRNQFIRFFAERKAAGELVAMASPEGLADLCISIMQGGMLLTKIKRSPETFENAAAQALHYIHSLRIKK encoded by the coding sequence ATGGCGATAAAATCGGACGCACGACTTCGAATGATCAACTCCGCTCTGGAGCTCTTTCACCTTCAAGGGGTGAACGCGACAAGCATTGATCAGGTCCTGGAGCGCTCGGGGACAGGGAAAAGTCAATTCACGCATTATTTCAAAAATAAAGAAGGTCTTGTCCACGCCGTGATTCAGTTTTTGCATGACGTGATCAAAAGTGGAGCGGCTCCTACAGGTTACGACATCAAATCATGGGAAGATATGGAGACCTGGTTTCAAAAATATATCGACTTTCAAAGGTCGGTGTCTTTCGAACTCTCTTGTCCTATTGGCACTATTGGCAATGACATTTCTAATGAGCAAGAACTTTTACGCCAAGACGTTCGACTTTTTTTGGAGTGGTGTCGCAATCAATTCATCCGCTTCTTTGCGGAAAGAAAAGCTGCCGGAGAACTTGTGGCGATGGCTTCGCCTGAAGGATTGGCAGATCTTTGTATCTCGATCATGCAAGGCGGGATGCTTTTAACAAAAATAAAACGCAGTCCAGAGACGTTTGAAAATGCTGCGGCTCAAGCGCTTCACTACATTCACTCTTTAAGAATCAAAAAATAG
- a CDS encoding VOC family protein: MEKKIFVNLPVKDLKKSMQFFSQLGFEFNKQFTNEQGACMVISDSIFTMLLDEKFFKTFIKKEVSDAKKSTEVLIALSADSRKEVDEMVEKAVKAGGTTYRPPEDLGFMYQHAFEDLDGHIWEVFWMDPSHVQ; encoded by the coding sequence ATGGAAAAGAAAATCTTCGTAAATCTTCCGGTGAAAGACCTAAAAAAGTCGATGCAGTTTTTTTCACAACTAGGTTTTGAGTTCAACAAACAGTTTACCAACGAACAAGGCGCGTGCATGGTTATCAGTGATTCCATCTTCACGATGCTTTTGGACGAGAAGTTCTTTAAAACTTTCATTAAAAAAGAAGTATCAGATGCAAAGAAAAGCACCGAAGTACTTATTGCTCTTTCCGCTGATAGCAGAAAAGAAGTGGACGAGATGGTGGAAAAGGCCGTGAAAGCCGGCGGCACGACTTATCGTCCTCCTGAAGATCTGGGGTTTATGTACCAGCATGCCTTCGAAGATCTCGACGGTCATATCTGGGAAGTCTTTTGGATGGATCCTTCTCACGTTCAATAA
- a CDS encoding NUDIX domain-containing protein: MASSFRLSAGIVPVFAAERTQYLLLRSYNYWDFPKGLVEKDEDPFAAAQRELLEETGISDVEFPFGKEFLETEPYSNGKVARYYLGAVTETEVVLGVNPELGRPEHQEYRWATYEEAKKLLGPRVLRVLNWAHGKMK, translated from the coding sequence ATGGCTTCGTCTTTCAGACTCTCCGCAGGCATTGTTCCCGTATTCGCAGCAGAAAGAACTCAGTATCTTCTGCTACGCAGTTACAACTATTGGGACTTTCCAAAAGGCTTGGTTGAAAAAGACGAAGATCCTTTCGCCGCAGCTCAAAGAGAGCTTCTGGAAGAAACAGGAATTTCTGATGTCGAATTTCCGTTCGGCAAAGAGTTTCTGGAAACGGAACCGTACTCGAATGGAAAAGTCGCCCGGTATTATCTTGGCGCTGTGACTGAAACCGAAGTCGTTCTGGGTGTGAATCCCGAACTCGGTCGTCCCGAGCACCAAGAATACAGATGGGCGACATATGAAGAAGCTAAAAAACTTTTAGGCCCTCGGGTTTTGCGCGTGCTGAACTGGGCCCACGGAAAGATGAAATAA
- a CDS encoding SRPBCC domain-containing protein, protein MWKKIFVGLIAIVVVLGVFIYIAQKKTKTVVVEHTFNAPVAKVWTLWNDPESMKKWWGPKGFSAPVIKNDLQVGGTFLLSMKAPDGKVSWNVGKYTEVLPNEKIAAVMSFSDENGNVVPASTYGVPGEWPIEVTVTVEFKDLGDKTHIKITETGIPMIMYVFAKMGWEQQFVKFAELL, encoded by the coding sequence ATGTGGAAAAAAATCTTTGTAGGACTTATTGCAATCGTTGTTGTTCTTGGTGTTTTTATTTACATCGCACAAAAGAAAACTAAAACCGTCGTTGTCGAACATACATTCAATGCGCCGGTCGCGAAAGTCTGGACTTTGTGGAATGACCCTGAGTCCATGAAAAAATGGTGGGGCCCTAAAGGCTTCTCGGCTCCTGTTATCAAAAATGATCTGCAAGTCGGCGGTACGTTTCTGCTTTCTATGAAAGCGCCGGACGGTAAAGTGTCATGGAACGTGGGGAAATACACCGAAGTCCTTCCAAACGAAAAAATCGCAGCGGTGATGTCCTTCTCTGACGAAAACGGAAATGTCGTACCTGCATCCACTTACGGCGTACCCGGAGAGTGGCCGATTGAGGTGACTGTCACAGTAGAGTTCAAAGATCTTGGCGACAAAACGCACATCAAGATCACAGAGACTGGCATTCCCATGATTATGTACGTCTTTGCAAAGATGGGCTGGGAACAACAGTTCGTAAAATTTGCAGAGCTTCTTTAG
- a CDS encoding VOC family protein — translation MNTIEETFMNRIYPCLWFDTQAEEAVKFYTSLFKNSKTDRVAHYNKAGAVASGQKEGSVMTVEFHLEGQPFMALNGGPAFKHTPAVSFFVSCNSEKEIDELWSQLSKGGSTMFELKEYPWAKKYGWCQDKFGVPWQLMLWEGKQGQKIAPSLLFTGKMYGKGEEAIHYYVSQFKNSKIESLQKDPQSNSVMHSMFSLDGQEFALMEGQDKKDNEITAAMSFVVNCKTQEEIDQYSEKLSKDGVVLPCGWVQDKYGVSWQIVPVELAEMMASKDVAKAEKVMKAMLGMKKLDLAKLKEAFH, via the coding sequence ATGAACACCATCGAGGAAACTTTTATGAATAGAATTTATCCTTGTCTTTGGTTTGATACGCAGGCGGAAGAAGCGGTGAAGTTTTATACGTCACTCTTTAAAAATTCAAAAACGGACAGAGTCGCGCACTACAATAAAGCGGGCGCTGTAGCTTCCGGTCAGAAAGAAGGATCGGTGATGACGGTAGAGTTTCACCTCGAAGGTCAGCCTTTCATGGCACTCAATGGAGGACCGGCTTTTAAGCACACTCCGGCCGTATCATTTTTTGTTTCATGCAATTCAGAAAAGGAAATAGACGAACTATGGAGCCAGCTCAGTAAGGGGGGCTCTACGATGTTCGAGCTCAAAGAGTATCCTTGGGCAAAGAAATATGGATGGTGCCAGGATAAGTTTGGCGTTCCTTGGCAATTAATGTTGTGGGAGGGCAAACAAGGTCAGAAGATTGCGCCCTCGTTACTTTTTACTGGAAAAATGTACGGCAAAGGCGAAGAAGCGATCCATTATTACGTCTCGCAGTTTAAAAATTCAAAAATTGAATCCTTGCAAAAAGATCCTCAATCCAACTCAGTTATGCATTCAATGTTCTCTCTTGATGGGCAGGAATTTGCTTTAATGGAGGGACAAGACAAAAAGGATAATGAGATAACGGCTGCGATGTCCTTCGTCGTGAACTGTAAAACTCAAGAAGAGATTGATCAATATTCTGAAAAGCTGTCTAAAGATGGCGTGGTTCTGCCTTGTGGCTGGGTTCAGGACAAGTATGGCGTCTCTTGGCAAATTGTTCCGGTGGAGCTGGCGGAAATGATGGCCAGTAAAGATGTCGCGAAAGCCGAGAAAGTCATGAAAGCAATGCTTGGAATGAAAAAGCTCGACCTCGCGAAACTTAAGGAGGCGTTTCATTAA
- a CDS encoding LysR family transcriptional regulator, whose product MTIDQLETLEMIVEKGSFKAASEHLHKTQPSLSVAIKKLEEEFDLQIFNRQEYRPKLTAEGIVFYNWAKQTLQSFRELKSIGQELGTKKVEPFLTVVLDPLVRFEAIESVFSETVLGKYPTEMTFRSEIMSGGIQSLISGDADFAISTKDEGNKDIESVAFDKIEMIPVVAKSLAKQNATTGGGKFLQRFTQIVVLPQGNKEELLKRDIKGIGAGTKRCYVTDHALKHKMILNGFGWGRLPRNEIEQDLKKGRLIEIKNESVKPFFLDLHIMRLKLKPMGPVARIIWEELLKNCK is encoded by the coding sequence ATGACCATAGATCAGCTAGAAACCCTTGAAATGATTGTGGAAAAAGGAAGTTTTAAGGCGGCTTCTGAGCATCTTCATAAAACGCAGCCCAGTCTCAGCGTGGCGATTAAGAAACTGGAAGAAGAGTTTGATCTGCAAATCTTCAATCGCCAAGAGTACCGGCCCAAGCTAACGGCGGAAGGAATTGTTTTTTACAATTGGGCAAAGCAAACTCTGCAGTCCTTTCGCGAGTTAAAATCCATAGGTCAAGAACTTGGAACAAAGAAGGTGGAACCTTTTTTAACGGTTGTTTTAGATCCATTGGTGCGTTTTGAAGCAATTGAAAGCGTCTTCTCTGAAACTGTTTTAGGTAAATATCCAACCGAGATGACCTTCCGATCCGAGATCATGAGCGGTGGCATTCAGTCGCTTATTTCCGGCGATGCTGATTTTGCGATTTCCACGAAGGACGAAGGCAATAAAGATATTGAGAGTGTCGCCTTCGATAAAATAGAAATGATTCCGGTGGTTGCGAAGTCGCTTGCAAAACAGAATGCGACGACAGGGGGCGGAAAATTTCTTCAGCGCTTTACTCAAATTGTCGTGCTTCCGCAGGGAAATAAAGAAGAACTTCTTAAAAGAGATATCAAGGGCATTGGTGCGGGGACGAAGAGATGTTACGTCACGGATCATGCGCTCAAACACAAAATGATCTTGAATGGTTTTGGCTGGGGGCGCTTGCCTCGCAATGAAATTGAACAAGATCTTAAAAAAGGCCGTCTTATCGAGATAAAAAACGAAAGTGTGAAGCCATTTTTTCTGGATTTGCATATCATGCGACTGAAGCTTAAACCGATGGGCCCGGTCGCCCGCATCATTTGGGAAGAACTTCTTAAAAATTGTAAATAA
- a CDS encoding pirin family protein encodes MSHKNSSPRRKFLVGALTTTLGFVAAAAFGFKRKEKGMLTIRRSNERGLAEHGWLKSRHTFSFAEYYDPQHMGFGPLRVINEDRIAGGSGFETHPHRDMEIISYVISGGLRHRDSMGNVAVIKPGEVQRMSAGTGVLHSEFNDEDNKETHFFQIWIMPNQRGVKPGYGQKSFEQELNSQKLVHVISKDGKDGSISIHQDADMYISRLKKSETLDFKLEAPRRLWLQLVKGSVEVNGEKLETGDAVAATDIGTAKIVANDDSEMILFELP; translated from the coding sequence ATGTCGCACAAAAACTCTTCACCACGACGAAAGTTTTTAGTGGGAGCTTTGACAACAACATTGGGCTTCGTCGCAGCAGCGGCATTCGGTTTTAAACGAAAGGAGAAAGGTATGCTTACAATTAGAAGATCAAATGAAAGAGGACTTGCGGAACATGGTTGGTTGAAATCACGTCATACCTTTTCTTTTGCGGAATATTACGATCCTCAACATATGGGGTTTGGCCCGTTACGCGTGATTAACGAAGACCGTATCGCCGGCGGCAGTGGTTTCGAAACGCATCCGCACAGAGACATGGAAATCATTTCTTATGTGATTTCGGGCGGACTTCGCCACAGAGACTCCATGGGAAATGTCGCGGTCATCAAACCCGGCGAAGTGCAACGCATGAGTGCTGGCACCGGCGTTCTTCACTCGGAGTTTAACGATGAGGATAATAAAGAAACGCATTTCTTCCAAATCTGGATTATGCCGAATCAACGTGGCGTAAAACCTGGATACGGTCAGAAGTCTTTTGAACAGGAATTGAACTCGCAAAAACTTGTTCATGTGATTTCAAAAGATGGCAAAGACGGTTCGATCAGCATTCACCAGGACGCGGATATGTATATTTCGCGCTTGAAAAAATCCGAGACCTTGGATTTCAAACTCGAAGCTCCACGCCGTTTGTGGCTTCAATTGGTGAAAGGATCTGTCGAGGTGAACGGTGAAAAACTGGAAACTGGCGACGCCGTTGCCGCGACCGATATCGGCACAGCAAAGATTGTTGCCAACGACGATTCCGAAATGATTCTTTTCGAACTTCCTTAA
- a CDS encoding MBL fold metallo-hydrolase, whose translation MGIKVSRILHAGYVLESQGVQIAFDPLFENPFSRNCHAFPNVSFDYKRIEQERFAAVFISHFHDDHCSLESLNHLDREIPIYMYCLFDEYFSLLKELGFQNVHSLQLNEPVFIGPFVVTPRRALDEDVDSIFHVKAENLNILNVVDSWIDYETLDLLKKTSWDLVLWPFQTMREIEVLSPAQAEPASRELPPEWIEQIQELNPKAIVPSSCQFRMEEWSWYNKAFFPITYIQFEKDISTVLPNTKVVRLNPSMSVYLQQDSIMPAPSLDWVHPVGEQNVDYEYDDTLIPPATSEIAKHFAALTDEQTESVLRYCRKGLLEKYNAMEPPQDAYFEVPRIWKLVLYDHRGTPMSFEYRISLEGIKIADTKSEPIGWLTEVSIAKLYAALELGESLTSMYVRINDNIPTQSVDIMEDPLLRCLFNGAVASYQKAQLKKIQSRA comes from the coding sequence ATGGGTATTAAAGTTTCTAGAATTCTTCATGCAGGTTATGTTTTAGAAAGTCAGGGCGTTCAGATTGCCTTTGATCCTCTCTTTGAGAATCCATTCAGCCGAAACTGCCATGCTTTTCCAAATGTGAGTTTCGATTATAAGCGGATCGAACAAGAAAGATTCGCCGCCGTCTTTATTTCGCATTTTCATGATGACCACTGTTCTTTGGAGAGCTTGAATCATCTTGATCGTGAAATCCCGATTTATATGTATTGTCTTTTTGACGAATATTTTTCGTTACTCAAGGAGCTTGGGTTTCAGAATGTTCATTCGCTCCAACTGAATGAGCCGGTATTTATAGGTCCTTTTGTAGTCACTCCGCGCCGGGCGCTCGACGAGGATGTGGATTCTATTTTTCATGTCAAAGCGGAAAATCTAAACATTCTTAACGTCGTTGATTCATGGATCGATTACGAAACTCTCGATCTTCTTAAAAAGACCTCCTGGGACCTTGTGCTTTGGCCTTTTCAAACTATGCGCGAGATCGAGGTGCTTTCTCCGGCGCAGGCGGAACCTGCTTCGCGCGAGCTTCCTCCAGAGTGGATAGAGCAAATTCAAGAATTAAATCCGAAAGCGATCGTGCCGAGCTCTTGTCAATTCCGCATGGAGGAGTGGTCTTGGTATAACAAAGCGTTTTTTCCGATTACCTATATACAATTTGAAAAAGACATTTCGACGGTGCTGCCGAATACCAAAGTCGTGCGCTTAAATCCTTCAATGTCAGTCTATTTACAACAAGATTCCATCATGCCAGCGCCCTCGTTAGACTGGGTGCACCCGGTCGGAGAGCAGAACGTCGACTACGAGTACGACGACACCCTCATCCCGCCCGCGACGTCAGAAATTGCAAAACACTTTGCAGCTTTGACCGATGAACAAACTGAGTCTGTGCTTCGCTACTGCCGGAAAGGGTTGCTAGAAAAGTACAACGCGATGGAGCCACCACAAGATGCATACTTCGAAGTCCCGCGCATCTGGAAACTTGTTTTGTATGACCACAGGGGAACACCGATGTCCTTTGAATATCGGATTTCCCTCGAAGGAATAAAAATCGCCGACACCAAGAGCGAACCTATCGGTTGGTTGACTGAAGTCTCCATAGCGAAATTATATGCCGCTCTGGAGTTGGGAGAGTCACTCACTTCGATGTATGTGCGGATCAATGATAATATCCCGACTCAGTCCGTGGATATTATGGAAGATCCATTGCTTCGCTGTCTGTTTAATGGAGCCGTCGCTTCGTATCAAAAAGCGCAACTCAAGAAAATTCAGTCTAGAGCGTAG
- a CDS encoding exodeoxyribonuclease III, with the protein MKMISWNVNGLRSVHKKNFREWFEKEKADIVCLQEIKITEDVLQDDEEFYHPARYHSSWAFAEKAGYSGLALYSKKEPDEVRIGLGIPKFDKEGRWLEADFGPITVINSYWPNSQRDHARLPFKLEFCAAAEKRLQALRKKGREVMICGDFNIAHKEIDLKNPKSNMKNAGFLPEERAWMTKFQDKLEWVDAFRKFEQGPGHYTWWSYRPGVREKNIGWRLDYFLVNKEASDRLRAAAHCPDVMGSDHCPVRLTLKK; encoded by the coding sequence ATGAAAATGATCTCTTGGAATGTGAACGGCCTTCGCTCTGTACATAAGAAAAACTTTCGTGAGTGGTTTGAGAAAGAGAAGGCGGATATTGTCTGTCTTCAAGAAATTAAAATCACTGAAGACGTGCTTCAGGATGATGAGGAATTTTATCATCCTGCCCGTTATCATTCTTCTTGGGCCTTTGCAGAAAAAGCGGGCTATTCAGGATTAGCACTTTATTCTAAGAAAGAGCCGGATGAAGTCCGTATTGGCTTGGGTATTCCTAAATTTGATAAGGAAGGCCGCTGGCTTGAAGCGGACTTCGGCCCGATCACTGTCATCAATAGCTATTGGCCGAACTCGCAACGCGATCACGCTCGCCTGCCTTTCAAGTTGGAATTTTGTGCCGCTGCGGAGAAAAGACTGCAAGCTTTGCGCAAGAAAGGCCGTGAAGTCATGATTTGCGGTGACTTCAATATTGCACACAAGGAAATTGATCTTAAAAATCCAAAATCTAATATGAAAAACGCAGGCTTTCTTCCCGAGGAGCGTGCGTGGATGACAAAGTTCCAAGACAAACTTGAGTGGGTCGATGCCTTCCGCAAATTCGAACAAGGCCCAGGGCACTACACCTGGTGGAGTTACCGTCCAGGCGTTCGCGAAAAAAATATCGGTTGGCGCTTGGATTACTTCCTTGTGAATAAGGAAGCGTCCGATCGTTTAAGGGCCGCTGCCCATTGCCCAGATGTGATGGGTTCAGACCACTGCCCTGTTCGTTTGACGCTAAAGAAATAG
- a CDS encoding DUF2905 domain-containing protein, with translation MQLDPIAKVLVLIGIVLILVGVAWHFGWIQSLRLGRLPGDIRIEKENFKFYFPLTTCLLISAVIGLISWLFKR, from the coding sequence ATGCAGCTCGACCCCATCGCGAAAGTATTAGTCTTAATCGGAATCGTTTTGATCTTAGTCGGAGTTGCATGGCACTTTGGTTGGATTCAATCTTTGCGATTAGGACGACTTCCAGGCGACATTCGTATAGAAAAAGAAAACTTCAAATTCTATTTTCCACTGACAACATGCCTGCTTATCAGTGCCGTCATTGGTCTTATAAGCTGGCTATTTAAAAGATAA
- a CDS encoding class I SAM-dependent methyltransferase: protein MQDKHNNVPDSTAVRVALWRALHVEVDAPPHILEDDIGVKLVAPEEGWRQRGDMHPQGTAPFRASIVGRARFVEDFVTEQAHQGISQYVMLGAGLDTFAQRRPDIASKLQVFEVEKPSTQAWKQQRLQEIGFSTPSWLHFVPVDFESGESWWTKLAASGFDPKKPAIVTSMGVSMYLTLDAIKETLKQMMSLAPGSKFIMTFMLPLDLVDAQEKPGYEMSLKGAQRSGTPFISFFSPQEMLFLAKEAGFKKVEHFSTTDLVPKYFAGRADGLRPSTGEEFLVATT from the coding sequence ATGCAAGATAAGCACAACAACGTTCCTGATAGCACGGCCGTACGCGTAGCCCTATGGAGAGCATTGCACGTGGAAGTGGATGCTCCTCCGCATATTTTAGAAGATGATATCGGTGTAAAGCTTGTAGCGCCTGAAGAGGGTTGGCGTCAGCGAGGTGATATGCACCCGCAAGGCACAGCACCTTTTCGCGCGTCCATTGTAGGTCGCGCCAGATTCGTCGAAGATTTTGTGACAGAGCAAGCTCACCAAGGAATCAGTCAGTACGTGATGTTGGGTGCTGGCTTAGACACCTTTGCCCAACGACGTCCTGACATAGCATCGAAGTTGCAAGTTTTTGAAGTGGAAAAACCAAGCACCCAAGCGTGGAAACAGCAGCGTCTGCAAGAGATCGGATTTTCAACTCCGTCATGGCTGCACTTTGTTCCTGTCGATTTTGAATCGGGAGAGTCATGGTGGACAAAACTTGCCGCTTCCGGATTTGATCCCAAGAAACCAGCGATTGTAACTTCGATGGGCGTAAGTATGTATCTCACCTTGGATGCGATTAAAGAAACTTTGAAACAAATGATGAGTCTGGCTCCTGGATCGAAATTTATTATGACATTTATGCTGCCGCTGGATCTGGTCGACGCTCAAGAGAAACCCGGTTATGAAATGTCTTTAAAAGGGGCGCAACGCTCAGGAACGCCATTCATTAGTTTTTTCTCTCCTCAAGAAATGTTGTTTCTTGCAAAGGAAGCGGGCTTCAAAAAGGTTGAGCATTTCTCAACGACGGACTTGGTTCCCAAATACTTTGCCGGAAGAGCTGATGGCCTGAGACCATCAACGGGAGAGGAATTTTTGGTAGCGACGACATAA
- the katG gene encoding catalase/peroxidase HPI has translation MSEPRSESENPQIASPKPKTTRPRSNRDWWPNQLDLSVLNQHSPRVSPMEATFKYSEEFKKLDVEALKRDIFKVMTTSQDWWPADYGHYGPLFIRMSWHAAGTYRIEDGRGGGGDGAQRFAPLNSWPDNANLDKARRLLWPIKKKYGRKISWADLLVFAGNCALESMGFKTFGFGFGREDVWEPEEVFWGPEDTWLGDERYSGDRELAGPFGAVQMGLIYVNPEGPNGKPDPAAASRDIRETFARMAMNDEETVALIAGGHTFGKTHGAARADQHVGPEPEGCPIHAQGLGWKNSFGTGKGSHAITSGLEGAWTQQPTKWSHGFFENLHKYEWELSKSPAGAHQWKPKNPEAQNTVPDAHDPTKKHAPTMLTTDIALKTDPAYAKISKHYHDNPKDFAEAFAKAWYKLLHRDMGPLSRYWGPWVAPAQLWQDPVPEVDHKLIDDQDIKNLKEKILASGLSISRLVATAWAAASSFRGTDMRGGANGGRLRLSPQKDWEVNEPAELAKALQALEKVQTDFNKSQASGGKKVSLADVIVLGGCTAVESAAQKAGHNVIVPFAPGRTDASQDQTDAASFAVLEPKADGFRNYVRSGKLSPETLLLDRANLLKLTAPEMTALIGGMRVLGANVAKSPHGVFTDRPGVLTNDFFVNLLDMGTEWSASATSGVYEGRDRASGKTKWTATSVDLVFGYHSQLRAYSEVYASDDAKDKFVRDFVSAWNKVMNLDRYDLADRP, from the coding sequence ATGTCTGAACCACGCAGTGAAAGTGAAAATCCCCAGATAGCATCTCCAAAACCAAAGACAACGCGACCGCGATCGAATCGTGATTGGTGGCCGAATCAGCTGGATCTTTCCGTTTTGAATCAGCATTCGCCGCGAGTGTCTCCGATGGAGGCGACTTTTAAGTACTCGGAAGAGTTTAAAAAGTTGGATGTCGAAGCCTTAAAGCGGGATATTTTTAAAGTCATGACAACCTCTCAAGACTGGTGGCCTGCGGATTATGGCCATTATGGACCACTCTTCATTCGCATGAGCTGGCATGCCGCAGGTACCTACCGTATTGAAGACGGACGAGGCGGTGGTGGCGACGGCGCGCAGAGATTTGCGCCGCTCAATAGCTGGCCTGACAATGCGAACTTAGATAAGGCCCGTCGACTTCTTTGGCCGATTAAGAAAAAGTACGGTCGTAAAATTTCCTGGGCAGATCTTCTAGTCTTCGCTGGAAACTGTGCCTTAGAGTCCATGGGTTTTAAAACTTTTGGTTTTGGATTTGGTCGCGAAGATGTCTGGGAACCTGAAGAAGTTTTCTGGGGACCCGAAGACACATGGCTTGGAGACGAACGCTACAGCGGAGACCGTGAATTAGCAGGACCTTTCGGAGCGGTACAAATGGGACTTATCTATGTGAACCCCGAAGGTCCCAATGGCAAACCCGATCCAGCAGCAGCTTCTCGCGATATTCGCGAAACGTTTGCGCGTATGGCGATGAACGATGAAGAGACGGTGGCATTGATTGCCGGAGGTCACACGTTTGGAAAAACCCATGGTGCCGCGAGAGCAGATCAACACGTAGGACCGGAGCCGGAAGGTTGTCCCATTCATGCGCAAGGGCTTGGCTGGAAAAATTCTTTCGGTACAGGTAAAGGCTCGCATGCCATTACGAGTGGGCTTGAGGGCGCGTGGACTCAGCAGCCGACAAAATGGAGTCATGGCTTCTTTGAAAATCTGCATAAATACGAATGGGAATTGTCGAAGAGTCCCGCAGGTGCCCATCAATGGAAACCGAAAAATCCAGAGGCACAAAACACCGTGCCTGATGCGCATGATCCGACGAAGAAACATGCTCCCACAATGCTCACGACGGACATTGCTTTAAAAACGGATCCTGCCTACGCGAAAATTTCAAAACATTATCACGACAATCCAAAAGACTTCGCCGAGGCTTTTGCCAAAGCTTGGTACAAACTTCTTCATCGCGATATGGGACCTCTTTCCCGTTATTGGGGACCGTGGGTTGCGCCTGCGCAGTTGTGGCAAGACCCGGTGCCCGAGGTTGATCATAAACTTATTGATGACCAAGACATAAAGAATCTTAAAGAAAAAATTCTGGCGTCGGGCCTCAGTATTTCGCGTCTCGTTGCTACAGCATGGGCTGCGGCTTCCTCTTTCCGAGGAACAGATATGCGAGGAGGCGCGAACGGAGGACGGCTTCGTTTGTCTCCGCAAAAAGATTGGGAAGTGAATGAACCTGCAGAGCTTGCCAAAGCCTTACAAGCCCTTGAGAAAGTGCAGACAGATTTTAATAAATCGCAAGCGAGCGGTGGGAAAAAAGTTTCTCTCGCCGATGTGATTGTTTTAGGAGGATGTACTGCCGTCGAAAGTGCCGCGCAGAAAGCAGGTCATAATGTTATTGTGCCGTTTGCGCCGGGTCGTACAGATGCTTCACAAGATCAAACGGATGCGGCATCGTTTGCAGTGCTTGAGCCCAAAGCGGATGGCTTCCGCAATTACGTGCGCTCGGGAAAACTTTCTCCGGAAACTCTTTTGTTGGACCGAGCTAATTTATTAAAACTAACGGCTCCAGAGATGACGGCTCTTATTGGCGGGATGCGAGTGCTCGGAGCGAACGTTGCTAAGTCACCGCATGGAGTTTTCACGGATCGGCCGGGCGTTTTGACGAATGACTTCTTCGTGAATCTTCTTGATATGGGAACCGAATGGAGTGCTTCGGCCACCTCAGGTGTTTACGAAGGGCGAGATCGCGCCAGTGGCAAAACAAAGTGGACGGCGACCAGTGTGGACTTGGTCTTCGGGTATCACTCGCAACTAAGAGCTTATTCGGAAGTTTACGCGAGCGACGATGCTAAAGACAAATTCGTGCGCGATTTCGTATCGGCTTGGAATAAGGTGATGAATCTGGATCGTTATGATTTGGCAGATCGGCCTTGA